Sequence from the Amycolatopsis sp. NBC_00345 genome:
TCACCGTGACCTACTGCCATCGCCCCAGACCCGGAAAGGTTACCAACCGGAGCGGGCCGAGCACGCGGTTACAGCGCCGGCCCCGGGCGTACGCGGTCCGTAGGCGATCCGCCGCGAGGACGGCGCCGGCCGGCAACTCGGAGTGACTGACCGCGACGCTCGCCTCACGCTTCGGTTTCGGCGTGGGTGTCAGCCCGTCTTCCGGTTCAGCCTGGCGCGCGACACCCGCCGCAGTGATCCTGCGCAGGCGCTCGCGTGCTTCGAGCGGACTCAATCCAGTCTTCTCGACGACGGCCAAAAGCAGGTCACAGGCAACTTTGAGTGCCGGGCGATCCTCGGGCTCGTGTGCGAGCATCGCCGTCAGCGGAGCCACCAGATCGGCGGCCAGCCCGCTCAGATCCGGATGTTCGCCGGGAGACTCGATCTTGCGTATGAGGGCGTACTCGGAGTCGGCGTTCGTGAACGGGTAGTGCCCGGTCGCGGCATAAAGCAGAGTCGCGCCGAGACCGAACACATCGGCGGCTGTTGTCAACGAGGACTGCCGCACCTGCTCCGGCGCCATGCACACGAGCGTGCCGACAACCCGGCCGGTACGGGAGATCCTGGCCGGGTCCTCGATGCGCGCGACCTTCTCCGCGTTCAGCAGTGCCAGGCCGAAGTCGATGACCTTCGGCCCATCCGCGGCGAGCACGATGTTGTGCGGTTTGAGGTCACGGTGCAGCAGGTCGGCCTGGTGAATGCTGACCAGTCCCTCGGCCAGCACTGCTCCCATGATCGCGACCATGGCGGGCTCAAGCGGGCCGTGGTCCGCCACCCAGGCACGCAGTGTTGCTCCCGGGATGTACTCCATCGCCAGCCACGGCTGTTCCGCTTCGGCGTCACCCTCGACGAAGGACGCCGTGCGGCTGCCGAAAACCGTTCTCAGCGCCTCCATCTCGACCGCGAATCGCGCCCGCTCCTCGGCGTCGAAATCGACCGCGCGGATCTGCTTGACCGCCACCTGCTCGCCGGCGGGGGAAATCCCCCGGTAGACCACCCCCATGCCACCTTTGCCGAGCAGCTCGGCGATCCGGTACGGCCCGATCTCCGCGGGGATGCCGGTGTCCTCGGCAGTCACAGCACTCCTATCACACGCCCAGTTTCGACCCGATGTAGGCGATCGTAGCCTTTCGCTCCTCATGAAGAAGGCGAAAATGCACTCTGCCATGGTGCGGGGTGAACCGGGCGTGCATGTCGAAGACCCGGACCTGCCCGTCGAGGTCGGTGAATTCGCAGTACCGTCTGCGCTGTTCGTGTTCCGGGGTGACCAGGCTTCGCCATCGGGGGAGCGCCTCGGTCCGCGGCGTCCACGCAGCCAGGGCTTCCTGGATCTCCATCAACCGGGTGCGCACCGGGATCAGCCGGTCCGAGGACAGCGTGCCGAGGTCTTCCTCAACCCTCGGCAGGAAGTTCAGCGACGGGAAGAACTCCGAACGCGCGGCCCACAAAGCGATGCCGGTGCCGATCGATGTCAGCCCCCCTCGTGCCAGCCATGACTCGTGCACTCGGACGTGGTGTTGCGAAGAAGCATGCGGGATGTCGACCTCGTCCTCAGTCAGCTCGCCGTCGCCGGTCAGCGTGTTCCGGGCCAGGGTGATCCGGTCGGCCAACCAGTCCGGTGCAGTCGGCAGACTCACGGCCAGGCCCTCGACCAGGTGGGCGACTCCCATGCCTCGCGCTGCCCGCCCGTCATGCAGGTACTCGAGTTCGTCCTCGGGCGGCGAAAGCTCGTCGAAGGTAATCGGCGCTCGAGCCTGCATACTGCGGATCAGGCGCCACAAATCCTTGTTCCGCGCGTCGTTGGCCCACTTGGCCATGGGGTACCCGGGCGCGAGCTCCACCGACGGCAGCCTCGCCGGGCTGAGCAGCGCGCTACCAGGACGTACGGCACGGGCCTCCTTGAGCGCCTCGACGAACTCGCGCATTGCCTTGTCCACTTGATCGGCTTGCAGCACCGTGGCACAGGACAGTTCATTGAGGCACAGCCAGGTTGACATGCCGCTCCCACTCGGTTGTCAGTCGATCAGTTCGTCCAGCGAGCGGTCCCACTCGTCGAAGAACCCGGATGGCCAATCCGACAGCATACCGTCCGCACCAACTCGAGGCGTCTCGATCTGCTTGTGCCTCCGGTCGGAGTGGAAGTAGTGCAGCGCAACGTGATCGGCAGGCAGAATCCCCCGCTTGACCGAGAGCCGCAGGCCATTGAGGACGTGGTCGCTATGCGACTCGACGACGAGCTGCGCCCCCGCGGCCACGGCGTGGGCAGCCAGCCTCGCCATCGCCGACTGGCCTCGCGGATGCAGGTGGGCTTCGGGATTCTCCAGCAGGATCAACCCACCCGGTCGCGCGGTCAGGCAGGCCACGATGACCGGCAGCACGTAGGTCAAGCCGTAGCCGACGTTGGTCGGCCGGTACTGATTGGACGAGGACAGACCTGCAGTGCCGAAACTGAAAGCCAAGCGGACGGTGTCGGTTCCTTCGATGCCCGTCGCCGACAGGTTCACCCCGGGGCACATGTACCCCAGCCATGCCTCTGTCTGCTGCAGCAAGGTGTCTGAGGCCGCGTCGGGATGTAGCAACTGTGGGAAGGCGATGACGTCGTCTTGGTGATGGCGAAGGTAGTTGACAGTGTGCTCGCCGCGCGCGCCCAGAAAACCGCGGCGGATAGCGACATCGTGCGATCGGGGGTAGCTGACGGCCGGATTTATCCGGTCCGCCCGTAGGTACTGAAACGACGTACCGAAGATCGGCAAGTCACGAAGCTGTTGCGGATCTGGCCCCTTGACCAGTGGCAGCAGGTCTTCCTCTGTGCCATAGGCCGCTGCCCAGCGCCAAGTATCGACACCATCTCGCAGGCCGATCTCGATCGCACCTTCGGCAGCTTCGGTGGGCACCCATTCCTCGTGCCGGACATCGCGGCCGATGCCCAGCTCGACGAGATCCCCGTTGAGCAGGAACCCGCTTCCCGCATCACCGGGAACCAGTACCCCTGCGTCGAACGACTGCCGCAGCAAGGCCAGCGCCTGCAGCGCGGTGCTCTTCCCGGACGAGTTCAGGCCCGTCAGCAGCGTCAGACCGCCCAGCGGAATCGAAATCTCGGCGAAAGCCTTGAAGTTGCGCAGATCAAGTTGAGTGAGCATCAGATGCTTCCGTCATAGTCACTGAAAAGCCGGCGTACCGCCTCGAACCGCAAGCGGATCTTGGCGACGTCTCCGGTTCCGACAGATATTGCCCGATCGAAGTCGTTGTCCGAGAATAACCTTCTGATCATTTCTGCGTTTACTTCCGGCGCCCGTCGGCGCAATTCGTCCAGATGAGCCGCCGAGCGGATTGCAAGATTTACGGAAATAGTCTCAAAGAGCGCCTTGTTGATAGGGTAACGACCGGGCTGACCTGCCCGTTGCTTGCGAAATGCGTGCTTTCCGAAAATATCCTTGGCCGCCGTCATAGCAGCCTGGAAGTCGTCCTTTATCCGGTCGATCTGCTGCTCGGACAGCTCGTTGATCTCACTCATCGACTCCCGGAGGAACCGGTCGAATTCTTGCGACTTGTATCCAGCAATATCCGTTCGCAGGAAGGCAATGAACCGAAGGGCCATCTCGCGATCCGCCATGCGCGCGGTCGCAACGCTGTTCAGAGTCGCCGCAACGAAGGAGGGCGATTGAGCAAGATCAGCGAGCAGCCCTCTGGCTTTTCCAGGAATCAGCGCATGTCGCAGCTCCTGCTGGGAAAGCGGCATACCGCCCGTATTGATCCGGGCGAAGATGTTAAACTTGACCTCCTCCGGGGTTCCCCGGCGGATCAGATGCAGGACGACCTCGGTCTCCTCCAGACGGGTCTTGAGGCGACCGGGGAGCTCCTGAAACGTATGCCCGTTGAGCCGGTCGAGGTAGTCCAGACCGCGCAGCTCCAACGCGTCGAGACCGATCGCATCGGGATCGACGAACCTGCAGATGGTGGTGAGCCGCTGGATCCCGTCAACGATCGCCCAGCGCTCGTCATCGGCCTCCGCTGCGTAGAAAGTCGGCAACGGGATGCGCAGGAGCAGCGACTCGATCAGTCTGCTCTGACTCACCGGATTCCAGATGCCGGCGTGCCGCTGGAAGTCCGGTGCGAGGTCAATGCTTCCGCGTTTGATTCGCGAGAGAAGCAGCGACACGGTCGGGGTGCGGGTGACTACATCGATCTTCTCCGGATCGAACGGTTCCTTGATCCAGCTGCCGGAGTCTTCGGAAATCTGCTCGACATCCGAATTTCCGCCGTTAGCATCTGGCTCGAGCCTGATTCCGTCCGCGAACAACAGTTGCCGACTCGTGTAAGCCTCTTCCGTCATGTCCTCGCGCCATCTCCCCGAGCCGGCCAGAGCCTGATCAACCACACCTACCGCGCCATCCTATGCCGAGGCGCGGGCCTCCGCCCGCGCGTGATCCAGGTCTTCACGCGCGGCTCGCCCACTCAAGGTCCCTGAGCAGGGCTGCGAGCAGCCGCTCCTCCGACCAGTCGGTAGGCGCTGGCAAACGCCGTTTACTGCGGCCGCGAGACCGCCGTCGGTGGCATGATCGCTGTCGAGGCCGTCCCGGAGCGTTGACGCAAGGCGGCCTCAGCGCCGCCGCGAGCGGCTTCGGCTGCCAGTCGGGCATGTCTGGCGGCCCTTTTCCCCGTCGAATAGTCGGGGATCCTGGTCCGTCTGCCAACCGCGGCCCGCGCCCTGTTCGCGAAACCTCGCGGTGACCGGCGCAGCTTGCGTCCAGACGGTCTTCGGCTTTGGCGCGGAAGTCATCCGTGAGGAGTTCGGCGAGTCAGAACTGCGACGGCGTCGGCGTGGTGCCGCTCAAGCACGGACACGCTCCTCGGTTCGGTGACGGTGACCGATCGCCTGCGGCAGGAACACCCGGCAGGCGCCGATGGGCTTCTCGGTCACGGCGTGTTACCTCCCCTTCTGCGGTACGTATACGAGATGCGACGCGGAGCAGCGACAACGAATGGATCCCGTCGCGCCCGCAGCTTGAGCGCAGCAGACCCGTCGTCATCGGACCCGCCATCGACGGACCCGTCCACGCCGGCCACGCCCACGTCTGCTTTAGCCTGGACGCCTCAAACCGGCGAAGACCACAGAACAGAGCGATGCGCACCTATTTCGAGCCCGAGGACGACGAAGCATTCCAAGCGGCCAAAGACCTCCTGATCCGGCGATGCACAGCCTGGGCTGAGGACCAGGGCCACGCGGTCGATCCGTTCGCGCTGACCGCGGCGCTGGATTTCCGGCACCACAGCATCGATGGACGATTGGCGTGGTGGACAGCCGGGCTGGTCGAGAAATTCCTGCTGTCGTACGTACCGCGCGCGCTGTCGATCACTGCAGAGGACGCAGCCGGCCTGCCGGAATCTCTGCGTCTGTTTGTCCGTTACCTGCACGCGACCGGGCTGGCCGATCCCACCGGCGATCCACTGATCGACCTCGACGCGGCCATCACGAAGTGCGATGCCGAGTTCCCCGCGGCGATGGCCGACGAACGCAACTTCGGCCTGGCCAAATTCTGGGTCATGACCGCGACCCGCCATGACGTCGATCCCACCGACAACTCCGCCATGGGCGCCTTCATCGAAGACGCCCGCGACGGCCGGATCGACTACGACGACGAGGTTCTCGCTCACATCGCCGAGCGGCACACCCGCGAAGACCGGACCGAGCGCGCGGTTGTGCAGCTTCCCGTGTCACTTCCGCCGGAAGCCGCACTCGCGGCGGCCGCCGAGCACAGCGCGGTGGTTGCCCAGTTGCGCGCGCTGGTCGCCTGGGTCGGTGACGGCCGGGCGCTGACCACGACCGGGAACATCAAACTCGGCGACGCTCGCGAGCTGGTGAAGCTGCTGGACACCGGCGACACCCTCGACCCGAGGATCGGCGAGCACGTGTCCCGCACCAAGAGCAGCGCCGAACTGCCCGGCCTCACTCGTGTGACCGACCTGGCCAAGGAGCTCCGGCTCGTCCGGGTGATCAAGAACAAACTGGTGCGCGTAGCGAAAGCCGCACCACTGCTGCGGGACAGTCTTGCGCTGTGGACAGCCACGTTCGACGCGCTGCCCGCCCTCGACCTCCTCGTGCGACCGAGTTCGTGGGCTGCTGAGCACACCCGGATGCTCGACCACATGCTCGGCGACGTGCTGCCCGACGTACTCAACACCGTTTACGGGTTGCCTGAGCCGATACCGGTGGTCCGGCTGGCCGAAAGCGTCTGGTTGGCCTGCACCGAGGCGTTCAACCTCGACGCTCTCGGGCCAGCGGCCACAGCGAGGTGGCGAGAGGGTGTCGGTGCGGACCTTCAGCGGCTGCTCGGTCTGCTGGCCGAATTCGGCGCGGTCGAGTTGACCGTCGGCCGGCCTGATCCGATGTACCGGATCGACCTGGACCCCGACTGGCAGCTGGGACAGGACGAACCCGCGCCGTTGCCGCCGGACGCAAAAGACCGCCTGTGGGCCGCGCTGGGCCTCGACGCTGGCCCTGTGGAGCTGGTCTCGCTCACGCCCTTGGCAACTCATGCGGTGCGTACCCGCCTGCTTCGCGAAGGGCGCTACGCGCCGCTGGTCGGCGAGCTATCCGATGCCGAGCCTGCCCAGTTGCTGGGCATGATCGCCGAACATTACAGCCCGGAGACGGCCGCGGCGGAGATCGCCGGGTGGCTGACCAGGCACGGCGGCCGGGAGCGCGGACTGCCTCAGCTGTTGGGTGGAGTGCGCGGCTGCCCGTTCCGCGCTCGCGCCTCCGCGATGCTCGATGTACTGGCCGAGACCGCCCCCGATCCGTCCGCGTTCTTGCACGAACTGCGCGCGGACCAGCAGCTGGGCCCGAGTGCGACACAGCTGCTGGTCGATACCGGCGAGATCAGCCTGGACGACCTCTCCCCGCAGGAGGGGCTGTGCGCGATGGCCGAGCAGTTCATCCATCTGCTGGAAATCGGCGGCTCCGACGCCGTAGCCGATGCGCTCGCCGAGGTCCCGGGCGGCCAGGCGCGCGATCTGGTGACGATGTTGCTGACCTCCGGCCATCCTGACTCGACCGGCCTGGACGAGCTGGACACCCTCGCCCGGTCCCGGTTCGGCCAAGGCCGCGTTGCCGCGCATCCCCTC
This genomic interval carries:
- a CDS encoding DUF262 domain-containing protein, translating into MTEEAYTSRQLLFADGIRLEPDANGGNSDVEQISEDSGSWIKEPFDPEKIDVVTRTPTVSLLLSRIKRGSIDLAPDFQRHAGIWNPVSQSRLIESLLLRIPLPTFYAAEADDERWAIVDGIQRLTTICRFVDPDAIGLDALELRGLDYLDRLNGHTFQELPGRLKTRLEETEVVLHLIRRGTPEEVKFNIFARINTGGMPLSQQELRHALIPGKARGLLADLAQSPSFVAATLNSVATARMADREMALRFIAFLRTDIAGYKSQEFDRFLRESMSEINELSEQQIDRIKDDFQAAMTAAKDIFGKHAFRKQRAGQPGRYPINKALFETISVNLAIRSAAHLDELRRRAPEVNAEMIRRLFSDNDFDRAISVGTGDVAKIRLRFEAVRRLFSDYDGSI
- a CDS encoding AAA family ATPase, whose protein sequence is MLTQLDLRNFKAFAEISIPLGGLTLLTGLNSSGKSTALQALALLRQSFDAGVLVPGDAGSGFLLNGDLVELGIGRDVRHEEWVPTEAAEGAIEIGLRDGVDTWRWAAAYGTEEDLLPLVKGPDPQQLRDLPIFGTSFQYLRADRINPAVSYPRSHDVAIRRGFLGARGEHTVNYLRHHQDDVIAFPQLLHPDAASDTLLQQTEAWLGYMCPGVNLSATGIEGTDTVRLAFSFGTAGLSSSNQYRPTNVGYGLTYVLPVIVACLTARPGGLILLENPEAHLHPRGQSAMARLAAHAVAAGAQLVVESHSDHVLNGLRLSVKRGILPADHVALHYFHSDRRHKQIETPRVGADGMLSDWPSGFFDEWDRSLDELID
- a CDS encoding serine/threonine-protein kinase, producing the protein MTAEDTGIPAEIGPYRIAELLGKGGMGVVYRGISPAGEQVAVKQIRAVDFDAEERARFAVEMEALRTVFGSRTASFVEGDAEAEQPWLAMEYIPGATLRAWVADHGPLEPAMVAIMGAVLAEGLVSIHQADLLHRDLKPHNIVLAADGPKVIDFGLALLNAEKVARIEDPARISRTGRVVGTLVCMAPEQVRQSSLTTAADVFGLGATLLYAATGHYPFTNADSEYALIRKIESPGEHPDLSGLAADLVAPLTAMLAHEPEDRPALKVACDLLLAVVEKTGLSPLEARERLRRITAAGVARQAEPEDGLTPTPKPKREASVAVSHSELPAGAVLAADRLRTAYARGRRCNRVLGPLRLVTFPGLGRWQ